CCCAGTCGGCATCTTTGTCCCGCTTTACACCTTTGCTGGCTTTACCCGGCCCGGCTTCATCAAGCTTCGGCTCTTTGCTCTTATTCTGAGCTCCCGCCTGTTTTTTCTGTTCCCGACTCTGCCTACGGCTTTCACCAGTAGATTTCTCAAGATCTTTTGCTGCTTTTTCCGCGTCTGCAAACACATCCTTATTATCAGCGGCTTCTTTTGCAGGTTTGGAGTCGGACTTGCCGTTTGCCGCTTCCATCTTCTGATGCGCAGATTTGTCTTTAGCCTCGGCGCTCTTCTTATCCCGAGCAGGCTTGCCCTCTGGCTTATGCGGCATTTTCTCAGCCGCTGGCCCTTCGGGTTTCAGCTTTGCAGGATCGGAGGAAGATGTGTCAGGTGTTGGTTCGGGTTTTGGCTTCCCTTTGCCCGGCTTCCCCTGTTCGGGCTGCTTGCCTGCGTCAGGGGTTGGGGCTGATGCTGGGGTTGGTGGAGTTGATCCTTGAGGGGCCGGTGTGCTCAAGCCCAAAGATTCGCGAGCAGCTTCCGCCTCAACTTTCCGGATACACTCTTCCAGCTTCAGTTGTTCATCTGTGATTTGCGCAGGCGACAACGGCGGGTCATAGTTCTTGAGCTGTTTAACAATTGCATTTCTTGCACGTTGATAAACAGCGCGACGAGCAGAGCCCGTATTCTCCTGAAGCCCGCCAATCGCTTTTTTAAGAACGGAATAGTAGTCCGCCATTGCATCTTCTCTTAGTTTCTAGAGCATATCCGTGCAAAAACACGGGCTATGCTCTAAATTTCCACGTCCAGCGGCTTCTTGGTACCTGATTGAAAAATCAAGTAGAACCCGCTCTAGAGTATCGAAGTACCGCTTAGTCCTGGAACGGGTTTTGAACCAGAATTGTATCTTCTCGCTCAGGGCTTGTTGAAAGCAGCGCCACTGGTGCACCAATCAACTCTTCCACATGGCGCACGTATTTAACAGCTTGTGCCGGAAGTTCAGCCCAACTACGTGCCCCTTCAGTGGACTCTTTCCAGCCCGGCAAGGTTTCATAGATCGGTACAACCCTTGCCTGTGCCCCTTGTGATGCGGGTAGGTAGTCTATCCGCTCTCCATCCAGTTCATACCCGACACAGATCTTAATTTCGTCCAGACCATCTAAAACGTCAAGTTTTGTCAACGCAATCCCGCTGATACCACTAGTACAAACCGTCTGGCGTACGATTACAGCATCAAACCAGCCACACCGGCGGCTACGTCCTGTAACGGTTCCAAACTCATGTCCGCGTGTACCAAGGAACTGACCCACTTCATTGAGCTGTTCAGTCGGGAAAGGTCCCTCACCTACACGGGTTGTGTAAGCTTTGGTGATTCCCAGAACATAATCAACAGAGCCAGGGCCAAGTCCACAACCTGTTGCAGCTTGTCCAGCAACGGTATTAGACGAAGTTACAAAGGGATAGGTTCCATGGTCGTTGTCCAGAAGCGCGCCTTGCGCACCTTCGAACAGCAGGCGTTTGCCTTCACGGCGTGCCTTATCCAGCAAGCGCCAGGACATATCCATATATGGCAGAATTTTATCGGCAACTCCGGAGAGTTCTTCAAAAAGTGCGTCCGCGGAAACTTCCGGCTCACCCAAACCCTTCAGTAGGGCATTGTGATGTGTCAAGAGACGCTCGATCTTGGCTGGAAGGGTTTCCAAATTGGCCAGATCCATAACGCGAATAGCGCGGCGGCCTACTTTATCTTCATAGGCAGGTCCAATACCACGCTTGGTTGTACCAATGCGCGTTTCTTTGGAGCTTGCGTTCTCGCGAAGGGCATCCAGCTCGCGGTGCAATGACAGAATAAGCGTTGCGTTGTCAGCGATTCGCAAAACTTCTGGAGTAATGTTTACGCCTTGCTTTTTCAGCTTCTCGATTTCGGAAACCAGATGATGAGGGTCAACCACCACACCATTGCCAATAACGGATAGCTTTCCGCGAACAACACCCGATGGCAGAAGGGACAGCTTGTAGCTCTCGCCGTCAATCACAAGGGTATGGCCTGCATTATGACCACCTTGAAAGCGAACGATCACATCCGCCTGCTCAGAGAGCCAATCAACAATTTTACCCTTGCCTTCATCACCCCATTGCGATCCAACTACGACAACGTTGGCCATGACTTTTCGCCCTCCTGTGGCGGCATTTAACCAGATTTTTTCAGGTCAAAGCTTGCAGTTTTACTCTTCAGGCAAAACATACATTAAACACATGAAACCCCGGTCGGGAGCCGGGGTAGTTACGACAGTCTTATAATATCATCATACCGTTATGACGACCCCTTCACTGTGGTTTTTCTTAAAAAACCTCTCATCCAGAAATGTATTCGGTTTGATTTATTTCAATAAAACCACAAGACTTCATTAACCGGACAAAATTAGAGCACGTTGCGTTCAATTCATTCACACCTCGCGCTCTAATTTCTTTATTTCGAGCGAGTTCTTGTCGTTTGATTGAATTCAATAGGCATGCAGCGTGTCTGGAATAAGGCCCGCTTCCCTTATCAAGTGGTATTTGGAAGGACCTACAAAACCACTCACAAAAAAGGCGGCCAACTGGCCGCCTATTCATTCCGTAAACTCTGTCTTTATTAGAAGCGAAGTTGCTTCACCTGCTTCACCTGATCAATTGCTTCAATCCGGTTCAAAGTTTCCTCTGGAAGTTCGCCATCGATCTCAGCCAGACAGATTGCCTCATGGCCTGCAACTTTACGGCCAAGGTTGAAGGTCGCGATGTTTACGCCAGCATCCCCCAAAATTGAGCCAAGCTGACCAATGAAGCCCGGCTTATCTTCGTTGGTTACATACAGCATGTTCTCGCCAAGTTCGGCTTCCATGTTGATGCCCTTGATCTGGATAAGGCGTGGCTTGCCATCAGCAAACACGGTTCCGGCAACGGAGCGTTCCTGACGCTCTGTTTTCACAGTCAGGCGGATGTAGTTCTCGTAAACACCCTGCTGCTCGCGGCGTACATCTTCAATCACAATGCCGCGCTCTTTGGCAACGGACGGTGCAGAAACCATATTAACGGTTTGCAGCTGCGGGCGCAGCACACCTGTCACGGCTGACGCGGTAAGTGCTTTCACATTCATTTCAGCCACTTCACCTTCATACTCAAGGCGAATTTCTTTAAGGCCGGTTTCCGTTGCCTGACCGGCAAACGATCCAAGCAGCTCAGCCAGTTTCACAAACGGTGTCAGCTTTGGAGCTTCCTCGGCTGTAATGGATGGCATGTTGAGCGCGTTGGAAACCGCGCCATTTATGAGGTAGTCCGCCATTTGCTCGGCAACTTGCAGAGCCACGTTCTCCTGAGCTTCTGTTGTAGAAGCGCCAAGGTGCGGCGTACACACAAGGTTTGGAATACCAAACAAAGCATTTTCTTTTGCAGGCTCGACTTCGTAAACATCAACCGCAGCACCGGCAACTTTGCCCGACTTCAACGCCTCAGCAAGAGCTGCCTCATTAACCAGACCACCACGGGCACAGTTGACGATATAAACACCGTCTTTCATGGAGGCGATGGCATCGGCATCAATGATATTGCGCGTCTTGTCAGTGAGCGGAGTGTGCAGGGTAATAAAGTCGGCGCGCCTAAACAGCTCGTCCAGCTCAACTTTCTCTACGCCCAGATCCTGAGCCCGTTCCTCAGAGAGGAATGGATCAAACGCAACCACTTTCATTTTCAAGCCAAGAGCACGCTCGGCCACTATAGAACCGATGTTACCACAACCAATAAGACCCAATGTCTTGGAGGTGATTTCCTTACCCATGAAGCGGGACTTTTCCCACTTGCCTGCCTGAGTGGATGTGTCGGCAGCAGGGATCTGGCGCGCCACTGCAAACATCATTGCAATTGCATGCTCAGCCGTTGTGATCGCGTTGCCGAACGGGGTGTTCATCACAATGATACCGCGGGCTGTGGCTGTTGGAATGTCCACATTGTCCACACCGATACCTGCGCGGCCAACCACTTTCAAGTTGGTTGCCGCAGCAATGATCTTCTCTGTCACTTTGGTAGCAGAGCGGATAGCCAAACCATCGTAATTACCGATGATTTCTGCAAGTTTTTCCTTGTCCTTGCCTACATCTGGAAGGAAATCCACATCACAGCCGCGATCTTTGAAAATCTGAACGGCAGCAGGAGAAAGCTTGTCTGAAATAAGTACTTTAGGAGCCATGATACATGTCCTCGATTGGAAACTGGAGAAGTGCCGGCTGCTTCAAGCAGCCGATTTGATTTGAAAGACGGGTTGACCGAAAACCTCAGGAGGCCTCTAGCTTCGCTTTTTCACTGGCAAAAGCCCAGTTGAGCCACGGCAAAAGTGCTTCCACATTTGCAGTCTCGATGGTTGCTCCTGCCCAAATGCGCAGGCCAGAGGGTGCATCACGATAAGCGCCAATATCATAGGCAACATCGTTTGCATCAAGAGCGCTCACGAGTGCCTTGGCAAAAGCTGCCTGAGCTTTCTCATCCAACGCAGCAACCTGCTCGTCAACAATCTTCAAACAAACAGAAGTGTTGGAGCGTGTTGCAGGGTCAACAGCTAGGAAGTCAACCCAGTCCGTTTTCTCAACCCAGTCGCCAAGGGTTTTCGCATTGGCATCGGCACGGCCAATCAAGCCCTCAAGGCCGCCAACGCTTTGACCCCATTTCAAGGTATCAAGGTAGTCCTCAACGCACAGCATACTTGGTGTGTTGATTGTAGCACCCGTAAAGATGCCCTCAATCAGCTTCCCGCCTTTTGTCATGCGGAAAATCTTCGGCAAAGGCCATGCGGGTGTGTAATTTTCCAGTCTCTCAACAGCACGTGGAGACAGGATCAAAACACCATGAGCAGCTTCACCGCCCAGAACTTTCTGCCAAGAGAAAGTCGTAACATCCAGTTTCGCAAAATCGAGGTTCTGTGCAAACGCCGCAGACGTGGCATCACAGATCGTCAAACCCTTGCGGTCTTCCGCAATCCAGTCCCCGTTTGGAACGCGTACACCAGAAGTGGTTCCATTCCATGTGAACACTACGTCATTGTCGAAATTCACTTGGGTAAGGTCAGGAAGTTCACCGTAACCGGCTTCAATGCGCCGCACGCCATCAATTTTGAGTTGCTTGACCACATCAGTGACCCAACCTGACCCAAAGCTTTCCCAAGCGAGCATGTCTACCGGACGCTCACCCAGTAGAGACCACAGCGCCATTTCAACAGCACCTGTGTCGGACGCAGGAACAATACCGATTTTATAATCGTTCGGCACTTTGAGGACGGCGCGCGTCAACTCAATAGCTTCCAGCAGCTTAGCCTTGCCGATTTTTGCACGGTGGGAACGACCCAGAGGAGCGTCATTCAATACAGCTGGTGTCCAGCCCGGACGCTTCGCGCATGGGCCCGAAGAAAAATTAGGGTTCGCCGGCTTGATTGCCGGTGCCTCAGTATTAGCCATGTAGCTATCCTTTCAGATAGGTGCCCCTCGTTGGGGAGGGGTGTCCCACCTACGGAGATATACCAGCCATCTACCCATCGCAAGCACTACTTTTGACCCTGTTAAAGATTTTGGTAAATAAAATGACAAAAGGGAGTCAAGTTTTGTTGGAATAGAGACCCCATACGGCTCATCGTTTTTCGATAATTGTTTTATTCCATTGAACAGTGGAGTACGCGCCCTCCCCCACATCCGCTGGTATAATCACTTGAAAGGCTCCCGAAGAGTTTAAAACATCGCCCGACACTGCAGATTTCCAAGGGATTAGGTGGCCTCAGGAAACAAAGCAATAAGCCTTAGAGGCAATACATTTTCAAGCCACCCCACACCATTACTTCAATTCGAATGGGGAAGTGGTCAAACGCAGGTTAATCATTAATACCTATGTACCTGCCCTGCATACTACAGCTTTGTATCTACCAATATTTCGGGTTTATCCAAAATCCCGGCATCAATTTGAGACTGCATCTTGGTACCGTCAAAATAGCGCTCTTCAACAATCTTACCCTCTCGCCACTGTTGCCAACACAGACCGTCAATCTGATGTACTGTGCCATCTGCTATGGTGAAACTTGTGCGATTACGAAAGACACATATCTGTAATTCACTGTTCATCTTCAGATCTATTATCTGTCCACGGATGCTGGTTGCTGCAGCAATGTACGGTTCCTGCTTTTCCCTTGCCATTGCTGCGCCGTCGGCAAACAACTCACCGTTAGCAAACATAACTCCGGAAACGTCAAAATACCTGTCAAAAGCTTCCAGTGGCTTACCCAAGTTCAGCAACTGTATCTGACCTTCCACAAGTCCAGTAAACGCATATTCACTTTTATACTTCATCACACCCCCTCAATATAATCAGCGCTTCACAGAAACGATATTTCTTCACAAAATCAGTCCTCAATATGCGGCAAGACTATCTCTACTTTTAAGCCCGATCAATTAGCGGAGGGCTTACCGAGGATAAGTGGTTTCCAAGAGGCTTCGGTTTGATTGTTTATGGGCGGCGTTGAGGTTCCGCTTATCCCCTTTTGCTCATTGCGGGGTATGAGTGAGGGGTGTTTTTAGAAACGACAAAACCCCGCCACGAAGTGTGGACGGGGTTTTGGGTGTTTGCTGTTCTGTGTTTTCATTTTGTTGAGTTTTGTTGCTTTTATCATGCCCGGCGGCGCCCTACTCTCCCGTGTCTTAAGACAAAGTACCATTGGCGCAGGGGCGTTTCACGGCCGAGTTCGGGATGGGATCGGGTGGGGGCGCCCCGCCATAGCCACCGGGCAGGATAAAAGCAACTGGAATTGGTCTGTTTTAGATTTAAGTCTTTTTATGTTTGGGTATAGCTTAATGGGAGTGATCAAGTCGATCGAGCTATTAGTAAGGCTCAGCTTCGAGTGTTGCCACTCTTCCACATGCCTCCTATCAACGTGGTGGTCTTCCACGGCTCTCAAGGGAGATCTAGTTTTGAGGTTGGTTTCCCGCTTAGATGCCTTCAGCGGTTATCCATTCCGAACATAGCTACCCAGCAATGCGGCTGGCGCCACAACTGGTCCACCAGAGGTTCGTCCATCCCGGTCCTCTCGTACTAGGGACAGATCCTCTCAAATTTCCTACACCCACGGCAGATAGGGACCGAACTGTCTCGCGACGTTCTGAACCCAGCTCACGTACCGCTTTAATTGGCGAACAGCCAAACCCTTGGGACCTGCTCCAGCCCCAGGATGCGATGAGCCGACATCGAGGTGCCAAACAATGCCGTCGATATGGACTCTTGGGCATCATCAGCCTGTTATCCCCGGCGTACCTTTTATCCGTTGAGCGATGGCCCTTCCACGAGGGACCACCGGATCACTATGACCGACTTTCGTCTCTGCTCGAGTTGTCACTCTCGCAGTCAGGCAGGCTTATGCCATTGCACTCGACGACCGATTTCCGACCGGTCTGAGCCTACCTTCGCGCGCCTCCGTTACCATTTGGGAGGCGACCGCCCCAGTCAAACTACCCGCCACACACGGTCCCGGATATTGTAGTACCGCGGTTAGATATCCATGAGGACAAGGGTGGTATTTCAAGGATGACTCCACCCAAGCTGGCGCCTGGGTTTCAACGTCTACCACCTATCCTACACATGTCATCACGAATACCAGTGTGAAGCTGTAGTAAAGGTGCACGGGGTCTTTCCGTCTGACCGCAGGAACCCCGCATCTTCACGGGGAATTCAATTTCACTGAGTCTGTGCTGGAGACAGCGGGGAAGTCGTTACGCCATTCGTGCAGGTCGGAACTTACCCGACAAGGAATTTCGCTACCTTAGGACCGTTATAGTTACGGCCGCCGTTTACTGGGGCTTCAATTCGCTGCTTGCACAGCTCCTCTTAACCTTCCAGCACCGGGCAGGCGTCAGACCCTATACGTCGCCTTGCGGCTTCGCAGAGCCCTGTGTTTTTGATAAACAGTCGCAACCCCCAATTCTGTGCCCCCCATACAAAGTTGCCTTCGTATAGGGCTCCCTTCTCGCGAACTTACGGGAGCAATTTGCCGAGTTCCTTCAGCACAGTTCTCTCAAGCGCCTTGGTATACTCTACCTGTCCACCTGTGTCGGTTTCGGGTACGGTCTTAGCGTGGGAGCTATTTCCTGGAACGCCTTCGCTGCACCCCCAATCCAATAAGGAGATACAACACACGGCATCCGTCACTACCCACTGGCTGCAGAATATTAACTGCATTCCCATCGACTACGCCTTTCGGCCTCGCCTTAGGGGCCGGCTAACCCTGCGCCGATTAGCGTTGCGCAGGAACCCTTGGACTTTCGGCGAGAGGGTCTCTCACCCTCTTTATCGTTACTCATGTCAGCATTCGCACTTCTGATACTTCCAGGATCTCTCACGAGTATCCCTTCATCAGCTTACAGAACGCTCCGCTACCGCTTGTCAAAGACAAGCCCGCAGTTTCGGTGTATGGCTTGAGCCCCGGTACATTTTCGGCGCAAAGACCCTTATTTAGACCAGTGAGCTGTTACGCTTTCTTTAAATGATGGCTGCTTCTAAGCCAACATCCTGGTTGTTTTGGGATCTTCACATCCTTTCCCACTTAGCCATAACTTAGGGACCTTAACTGGCGGTCAGGGTTGTTTCCCTCTCCACAATGGACGTTAGCACCCACTGTGTGTCTGCCCTGCAGTACTTCCTGGTATTCGGAGTTTGGTTAGGATCAGTAAGGCGGTGAGCCCCCATAGCCCATCCAGTGCTCTACCCCCAGGAGTATTCACAGGACGCTCTACCTAAATAGATTTCGCGGAGAACCAGCTATTTCCGAGTTTGATTGGCCTTTCACCCCTAGCCACAAGTCATCCCCGAATTTTTCAACATTCGTGGGTTCGGTCCTCCAGTGCGTGTTACCGCACCTTCAACCTGCTCATGGCTAGATCACTCGGTTTCGGGTCTAATCCAACGAACTAAGACGCCCTATTAAGACTCGCTTTCGCTACGCATACACCTATCGGCTTAAGCTTGCTCGTTAAATTAAGTCGCTGACCCATTATACAAAAGGTACGTTGTCACCCAGAACGAATCTTGAGCTCCAACTGTTTGTAGGCATCCGGTTTCAGGAACTGTTTCACTCCCCTCGTCGGGGTGCTTTTCACCTTTCCCTCACGGTACTGGTTCACTATCGGTCGATAAGGAGTACTTAGGCTTGGAGGGTGGTCCCCCCATGTTCGAACAGGATTTCACGTGTCCCGCCCTACTCGAGGACTAAGTTTCTTTCTACCCGTACGGGACTATCACCCACTAAGGTCAAGCTTCCCAGCTTGTTCCGGTTCTTAAAACTTAGCCACTGGCCTGATCCGCGTTCGCTCGCCACTACTAGCGGAGTCTCTGTTGATGTCCTTTCCTCCGGGTACTTAGATGTTTCAGTTCCCCGGGTTTGCCCCCTTGCGGGTACTCCATATAGGAGTGGGTTTCCCCATTCGGAAATCATCGGATCAAAGCTTATTCGCAGCTCCCCGATGCTTATCGCAGCGTATCACGTCCTTCATCGCCTCTTATCGCCAAGGCATCCACCGAATGCCCTTAAGACACTTGATCACTCTCATTAGCAATACCCACACAAGCGTATGGATAAACCAATAAAAGACTTAATTCAAAAAAGTCATATCCGGTTGCAAGGATATGACTTAGACCAATTCCAATGAGACATAACAGACGGGCCTAGCGGTCAAGCAGGCCCCGGTTTAAAGAATAGAACTGACTAGCAGAACTACCCTCGATAACTGGCTATTGTTGTCACACCTCCGTACACACTCATATAAATATGAGCGAGCCTGATAGGCGGCGCGGCCCGTTATGTCTTCTCTTCAAAATGTCACAGAACACGCTCATATCTTTCGATATAAGCAAAACCATACGTCTTTCTTCATACATAGATTTGGATAAGATGGTGGAGCCTAGGAGGATCGAACTCCTGACCTCCTGAATGCAAATCAGGCGCTCTCCCAGCTGAGCTAAGGCCCCATCATTGATGGCCTCAGGCGCCGGCGCAAACATCCGTTTGCTTAGGCTATCCTCGCATTAGCTCGGCGGATCGTTGATCCTAGTCGCTTACGCTCCGGATTGAGAACCCTCAAAACACTTCAGTGAGCTGAACCAGTTCGTGGACCCTACCCGCATCTTTGCAAAAGCAAAGTGCAAACTAACAAGACCGACGAGATACACCATCCAAAGGAATGGTGGGTCGAGGAGGACTTGAACCTCCGACCTCACGCTTATCAGGCGTG
This genomic window from Pseudovibrio sp. M1P-2-3 contains:
- the serA gene encoding phosphoglycerate dehydrogenase; this encodes MAPKVLISDKLSPAAVQIFKDRGCDVDFLPDVGKDKEKLAEIIGNYDGLAIRSATKVTEKIIAAATNLKVVGRAGIGVDNVDIPTATARGIIVMNTPFGNAITTAEHAIAMMFAVARQIPAADTSTQAGKWEKSRFMGKEITSKTLGLIGCGNIGSIVAERALGLKMKVVAFDPFLSEERAQDLGVEKVELDELFRRADFITLHTPLTDKTRNIIDADAIASMKDGVYIVNCARGGLVNEAALAEALKSGKVAGAAVDVYEVEPAKENALFGIPNLVCTPHLGASTTEAQENVALQVAEQMADYLINGAVSNALNMPSITAEEAPKLTPFVKLAELLGSFAGQATETGLKEIRLEYEGEVAEMNVKALTASAVTGVLRPQLQTVNMVSAPSVAKERGIVIEDVRREQQGVYENYIRLTVKTERQERSVAGTVFADGKPRLIQIKGINMEAELGENMLYVTNEDKPGFIGQLGSILGDAGVNIATFNLGRKVAGHEAICLAEIDGELPEETLNRIEAIDQVKQVKQLRF
- a CDS encoding adenylosuccinate synthase; amino-acid sequence: MANVVVVGSQWGDEGKGKIVDWLSEQADVIVRFQGGHNAGHTLVIDGESYKLSLLPSGVVRGKLSVIGNGVVVDPHHLVSEIEKLKKQGVNITPEVLRIADNATLILSLHRELDALRENASSKETRIGTTKRGIGPAYEDKVGRRAIRVMDLANLETLPAKIERLLTHHNALLKGLGEPEVSADALFEELSGVADKILPYMDMSWRLLDKARREGKRLLFEGAQGALLDNDHGTYPFVTSSNTVAGQAATGCGLGPGSVDYVLGITKAYTTRVGEGPFPTEQLNEVGQFLGTRGHEFGTVTGRSRRCGWFDAVIVRQTVCTSGISGIALTKLDVLDGLDEIKICVGYELDGERIDYLPASQGAQARVVPIYETLPGWKESTEGARSWAELPAQAVKYVRHVEELIGAPVALLSTSPEREDTILVQNPFQD
- a CDS encoding phosphoserine transaminase; this translates as MANTEAPAIKPANPNFSSGPCAKRPGWTPAVLNDAPLGRSHRAKIGKAKLLEAIELTRAVLKVPNDYKIGIVPASDTGAVEMALWSLLGERPVDMLAWESFGSGWVTDVVKQLKIDGVRRIEAGYGELPDLTQVNFDNDVVFTWNGTTSGVRVPNGDWIAEDRKGLTICDATSAAFAQNLDFAKLDVTTFSWQKVLGGEAAHGVLILSPRAVERLENYTPAWPLPKIFRMTKGGKLIEGIFTGATINTPSMLCVEDYLDTLKWGQSVGGLEGLIGRADANAKTLGDWVEKTDWVDFLAVDPATRSNTSVCLKIVDEQVAALDEKAQAAFAKALVSALDANDVAYDIGAYRDAPSGLRIWAGATIETANVEALLPWLNWAFASEKAKLEAS